The Streptomyces pactum genome contains a region encoding:
- a CDS encoding glucosyl-3-phosphoglycerate synthase, giving the protein MLEEVERWLSARSWSVSDRPIQRILTAKQATGQSVSVVLPALDEEATVGDIVSVIRRDLMGRVPLVDEVVVVDSGSGDRTSEVAAAAGARVVHRDTILPRVPAVPGKGEVLWRSLLVTGGDIVCFVDADLREFTADFVSGIVGPLLTDPDVHLVKAMYDRPLGAAPGQGGRVTELMARPLLNLHWPQLAGFVQPLGGEYAARRTLLEQLPFPVGYGVELGMLVDALHLVGLDALAQVDVGVRRHRHQDGQALGRMSAAIYRTAQLRLARGHLVRPSLTQFERGADGFEPRTYSVDTEERPPMAEIAEYAARRVA; this is encoded by the coding sequence GTGCTGGAAGAAGTCGAGCGCTGGCTGAGCGCACGCTCCTGGTCCGTGTCGGACCGGCCGATCCAGCGGATCCTGACCGCCAAACAGGCCACCGGGCAGTCGGTCAGCGTGGTACTCCCCGCCCTCGACGAGGAGGCGACCGTCGGCGACATCGTCTCGGTGATCCGCCGGGACCTGATGGGCCGGGTGCCGCTCGTCGACGAGGTCGTGGTCGTGGACTCCGGTTCGGGCGACCGCACGTCGGAGGTGGCCGCGGCGGCGGGCGCGCGGGTGGTGCACCGGGACACGATCCTCCCCCGCGTCCCGGCCGTGCCCGGCAAGGGCGAGGTGCTGTGGCGCTCGCTGCTGGTCACCGGCGGCGACATCGTCTGCTTCGTCGACGCCGACCTGCGCGAGTTCACCGCCGACTTCGTCTCCGGCATCGTGGGCCCGCTGCTCACCGACCCGGACGTGCACCTCGTCAAGGCGATGTACGACCGCCCGCTCGGCGCCGCGCCCGGCCAGGGCGGCCGGGTCACGGAGCTGATGGCCCGCCCGCTGCTCAACCTGCACTGGCCGCAGTTGGCCGGCTTCGTCCAGCCGCTCGGCGGCGAGTACGCGGCCCGCCGCACCCTGCTCGAGCAGCTCCCCTTCCCCGTCGGCTACGGCGTCGAACTGGGCATGCTGGTCGACGCCCTGCACCTGGTGGGCCTGGACGCCCTCGCACAGGTCGACGTCGGCGTCCGCCGGCACCGGCACCAGGACGGCCAGGCGCTGGGCCGCATGTCCGCCGCGATCTACCGCACCGCCCAGCTCCGGCTGGCCCGCGGCCACCTGGTGCGGCCGTCCCTCACCCAGTTCGAACGGGGCGCCGACGGTTTCGAGCCGCGCACGTACTCCGTGGACACCGAGGAACGGCCCCCGATGGCGGAGATCGCGGAGTACGCGGCCCGGAGGGTGGCCTGA